The Pirellulales bacterium genome segment GAAATCAACAGTTTCATCGAGTATCCATCTAGGGAATGTTCGGTGTACGGCTTGTTACGTCGACGGCATTATCGGGCGTGCCGCCGGAAATCGCCAGCCGGAGGCCAGTCCGCGCATTGTGACGCAACGTGGCGGCGGACTACAATCGACGCGAAAGGCAATCGATCATTCCGCCGGGGACAGAACGATGGCGACCACCGTTTATCGCACGTGTACGCTTTGCGAAGCCATGTGCGGTTTGAGCCTGGACGTCGAGGGCGACAAGATCGTGGCCGTTCGCCCCGACGAGGAAGATGTCTTTTCCCACGGCTACATCTGCCCCAAGGGCGCGGCGATCGCGGCCATTCACAATGATCCCGACCGGTTGCGTACGCCGATGCGCCGCACGCCCTCCGGCGATTTCGAGCCCATCCGCTGGGACGAAGCGTTTGCTCTGATTGGCGAAAAGCTCAACGCGATTCGGGCGCAGCACGGCGCCGATGCGATCGGGCTCTACATGGGCAATCCGATCGGGCACAACCACGCCGTATTGGCTTTGCGAAACGGCCTGTTTCGCGCGATTGGAACGCGCAATTGCACAAGCGCCGGTTCACAGGATACGAGCCCTCGGTTCGCGACTTCCTTTTACGTCTACGGTGCCTCGCTGTCGATCCCGGTTCCAGATATCGATCGGACCGACTATTTGCTCTGCCTGGGGGCGAACCCGCGCGTGTCCAACGGCAGCTTTCTGACGGCGCCCAACGTTCGCGAACGGTTGCAAGCCATTCGTCGGCGGGGCGGCCGGGTGGTGGTCGTCGATCCGCGGCGCACCGAAACCGCGCGCGATGCCGACGAGCATGTTGCCATACTGCCAGGCGGCGATGCGGCGTTTCTCTTGTCGATAGCGCAGGTGATTGTCGCGGAACAACTCGTGCGGCGCGACCATATCTCACGACTGGCCCTCGGCTTCGACGAAATCGAGCGCCGGCTGACGGAATTCACGCCCGAGCGCGTGGCCGCCTCGACCGGCATCGATCCGGGTACGATTCGCCGTCTGGCTCACGAGTTTGTGGCCGCGCGCACGTCGGTCGCGTATTCGCGCGTCGGCGTTTGCAACAATGCGCATGGTACGGTCGCCTCACTGGCCACGGATATCGTCAACCTGGTGGCAGGGCGGGTGGGCGAGATCGGTGGGGCCATGTTCCCCACTCCTGTTTTTGACGCACGTCCCATTTTGATGCTGACGGCGGCCGACGGCCATGCCCGCTGGCACAGCCGCGTGCGCCGGCTACCTGAGACGTTTGGCGACTTGCCGGCCGCAATACTTGCTGAAGAAATCGAAACGCCCGGCCGTGGCCAGATTCGTGCTATGGTCACCTACGCGGGCAATCCTGTGTTATCGACGCCCAACGGCCCACGTTTAGACCGAGCGCTAGCGACGCTCGATTTCATGGTCTCGATCGATTTGTACATCAACGAGACGACGCGGCATGCCGATGTGATTCTTCCGCCGGCCTGGAGTTTGACCGAAGATCACGTCGACTTGATCTCGACCAACGCGGCCGTGCGCAATGTCGCGCGCTGGTCA includes the following:
- a CDS encoding molybdopterin-dependent oxidoreductase; protein product: MATTVYRTCTLCEAMCGLSLDVEGDKIVAVRPDEEDVFSHGYICPKGAAIAAIHNDPDRLRTPMRRTPSGDFEPIRWDEAFALIGEKLNAIRAQHGADAIGLYMGNPIGHNHAVLALRNGLFRAIGTRNCTSAGSQDTSPRFATSFYVYGASLSIPVPDIDRTDYLLCLGANPRVSNGSFLTAPNVRERLQAIRRRGGRVVVVDPRRTETARDADEHVAILPGGDAAFLLSIAQVIVAEQLVRRDHISRLALGFDEIERRLTEFTPERVAASTGIDPGTIRRLAHEFVAARTSVAYSRVGVCNNAHGTVASLATDIVNLVAGRVGEIGGAMFPTPVFDARPILMLTAADGHARWHSRVRRLPETFGDLPAAILAEEIETPGRGQIRAMVTYAGNPVLSTPNGPRLDRALATLDFMVSIDLYINETTRHADVILPPAWSLTEDHVDLISTNAAVRNVARWSPPAVPRPEGGKADWEIILELIYRLGGGPTGLRPLDWLYRVGRKFGIRWKPDSTVDLLVRLGPHGDRFLPWKRGLNLKKLKQAPHGIDLGPMQPGIEHRVLHRDRKMHLAAPVLLGAIDALAQSLEQSTDDGTLLLIGRRDLRSNNSWMHNVPGLVSGKLRCVLLIHPDDAARAGVRDGDTAILENSIHSGEVPIRVSDEMRPGVVSLPHGWGHAATARWQRVAGANAGVSANDWTDDQQVESVVGQSILNGVKVRLRAKVAVAVAAASDVQPVLQS